A genomic region of candidate division WOR-3 bacterium contains the following coding sequences:
- a CDS encoding aldehyde dehydrogenase family protein: MSKEFLNFINGNYIPAKSGKTYENRNPADTDDLIGTFPLSGPEDVNEAVKAAKAAYPKWRSVPVPQRGEIVRKATEIIIRRKEELARLMTREMGKVLKETRGDVQEAIDTGLYAAGESRRLWGKFVPSELPNKVAFVTRQPMGVWGMICPWNFPMAIPSWKIFPALICGNTVVIKPATLTPASVHEFVSCLAEAGLPPGVVNVVYGEGGVVGEALLNHPDVCGISFTGSSAVGKRIAEVCGRQLKRCSLELGGKNGQIVLADADLNLALEGVIWGAFGTTGQRCTATSRLILEDGIYDKFLEMVVERAKKIVVGNGLDEKVEMGPLVSEGQRKTVHGYVEMGKKEGARLLCGGEPLKGGDYDKGYFYAPTVFGDVKPDMRIAQEEIFGPVLSVIKVKNFDEAIAVLNSTSYGLSSSIYTRDVNLAMRAIERIEAGITYVNAPTIGAECHLPFGGVKETGNGHREGGWTAYEIFSELKTVYVDYSGALQKAQIDTARD, encoded by the coding sequence ATGAGTAAGGAGTTTTTGAACTTTATCAATGGCAACTATATTCCGGCAAAATCGGGTAAGACCTATGAGAACAGAAACCCGGCAGACACCGATGACTTGATTGGGACTTTCCCGCTTTCCGGTCCTGAGGATGTTAATGAGGCGGTTAAGGCGGCAAAGGCGGCATATCCCAAGTGGCGCTCGGTTCCTGTTCCCCAGCGCGGGGAGATTGTTCGCAAGGCAACCGAGATTATAATAAGGCGTAAGGAGGAACTGGCGCGGCTGATGACCAGGGAGATGGGTAAGGTTCTTAAAGAAACCAGGGGTGATGTCCAGGAGGCGATTGACACCGGTCTTTATGCCGCTGGTGAGAGCCGCCGGCTCTGGGGTAAGTTTGTGCCGAGCGAACTCCCAAACAAGGTTGCCTTTGTTACCAGGCAGCCGATGGGTGTGTGGGGGATGATCTGCCCCTGGAACTTTCCGATGGCGATACCCTCCTGGAAGATTTTCCCTGCCCTGATCTGCGGCAATACCGTGGTAATCAAGCCCGCTACCCTGACCCCGGCATCGGTGCATGAGTTTGTCTCGTGTCTCGCTGAGGCGGGTCTTCCTCCAGGGGTGGTGAATGTTGTTTATGGTGAGGGTGGGGTTGTTGGTGAGGCGCTCCTGAACCATCCTGATGTGTGTGGAATCTCCTTTACCGGCTCATCTGCGGTGGGCAAGAGGATTGCCGAGGTTTGTGGCAGGCAACTGAAGCGTTGTTCACTTGAACTCGGGGGCAAGAACGGACAGATTGTGCTCGCTGATGCTGACCTCAACCTGGCTCTTGAAGGGGTTATCTGGGGTGCATTTGGCACTACCGGACAGCGCTGCACTGCCACATCAAGGCTGATTCTTGAGGATGGCATCTATGACAAGTTTTTGGAGATGGTGGTTGAGCGGGCAAAGAAAATTGTTGTTGGCAACGGTTTGGATGAGAAGGTGGAGATGGGACCACTGGTGAGTGAAGGTCAGCGAAAAACGGTTCACGGTTATGTTGAGATGGGCAAAAAGGAAGGGGCAAGACTGCTCTGCGGTGGCGAGCCTTTAAAAGGTGGCGATTATGACAAGGGCTATTTCTATGCACCCACAGTTTTTGGTGATGTGAAACCTGATATGCGCATCGCCCAGGAGGAGATATTCGGTCCAGTGCTCTCGGTTATCAAGGTCAAAAATTTTGATGAGGCGATAGCGGTCCTTAACAGCACCTCCTATGGTCTTTCATCATCAATCTATACCCGGGATGTGAATCTGGCGATGAGGGCGATTGAGAGGATTGAGGCGGGAATAACCTATGTTAATGCGCCCACAATCGGCGCGGAGTGCCATCTGCCCTTTGGTGGTGTGAAGGAGACCGGCAACGGTCATCGGGAGGGTGGCTGGACCGCATATGAAATCTTCTCGGAACTGAAGACGGTCTATGTTGACTATTCCGGCGCTCTGCAGAAGGCGCAGATTGATACGGCAAGGGATTAA
- a CDS encoding TIGR00725 family protein produces the protein MSRNRMFVGVIGAGEGDAEIMALARAVGRGIAEMGAVLVCGGLGGVMSAACQGAKEKGGLTIGILPGQEKAEANPYVDIAIATGLGEARNLIIIRTADVLVAIGGSYGTLSEIGFALKMGKMIIGLKTWEIDGIIQANSVEKVLALIKPKEDR, from the coding sequence TTGTCAAGAAATAGAATGTTTGTGGGCGTCATCGGTGCGGGTGAGGGTGATGCCGAGATAATGGCACTGGCAAGGGCAGTGGGAAGGGGTATTGCGGAGATGGGGGCGGTTTTGGTTTGCGGTGGATTGGGTGGGGTGATGAGCGCCGCCTGTCAGGGTGCAAAGGAAAAGGGAGGGCTGACAATTGGGATTCTTCCCGGTCAGGAAAAGGCTGAGGCAAACCCTTATGTTGACATCGCCATTGCCACCGGTCTGGGCGAGGCAAGGAATCTCATAATTATCAGAACAGCGGATGTATTGGTGGCGATTGGCGGCTCTTATGGCACCCTTTCTGAGATTGGGTTTGCATTGAAGATGGGTAAAATGATTATTGGGCTTAAGACCTGGGAGATTGATGGTATAATTCAGGCAAACTCGGTAGAGAAGGTTTTGGCATTAATAAAACCAAAGGAGGATAGATGA